Genomic DNA from Thalassoroseus pseudoceratinae:
GTCAAACGTGATCGGTTTCGTGCCCAGCGAATCGGCTTCGTCTTCCAGACATTCAACTTGTTGCCAGCGTTTACGGCGTTGGAGAACGTGTTGCTCGGGATGAGTTTCGCGGGTGGCGGGGCGGATCGAAAGCGAGCGGTCGAATTGCTGAATTCCGTGGGTTTGGGCCACCGGTTGGGGAATCGCCCCGGTCAACTTTCGGTGGGTGAGCAACAACGGGTCGCAATTGCACGCTCGTTGGCGAACCAACCGTCGTTGTTGTTGGCGGATGAGCCCACGGCGAATGTCGACGTGAAAAACCAAGACAATATTCTCAAATTAATTCGCGAGGCGTGCACGGAGCGGAACGTGTCGCTGTTGATGGTCACACACGCCCCGGAAGTTGCGGAGCAGTTCGACCGAGTGGTTCGTTTGGAAGACGTCAACCGCGTGGCGGCGGAGGCGGTTCAATGAACGTATTTCAAATCGCGTTTCGCAGCATCCGTCAACGATTCGTTCCCTCGACACTCACCGGTTTGAGCGTTGCCCTGGGGGTGATGTTAATGGTCGCTGTCTTGGTGACCTACTCCGTGGTCAACAATGCGTTTCAGCAGCGGTCGATCGACTATGACTTAGTCGTCGGGAAGCAGGGCGGCGAGTATCAATTGGTTCTCAGCACGATTTATCGCCTGGAAACTCCGCCAGCACCGATTCCGTTTCGCTACTACCAAGTGCTGAAAAATCGGCCTTCCCTGTTTTACGAGGGAGTACCCGCACCGGAAGCCGCCGTTCCGATTGTGATGGGTGATACAACTCAAGAGGGCAATTTTCCGATTGTCGGCACAACGCACGAGTATTTCACCAACAATTACGCTCCGGACCGTTCATTTAAAATCAAAGGCACTGGCTTCACGGATTCGTTTGATGCGATCATCGGATCGCACGTCGCCGAGCAGAACGGTTGGGACATTGGCTCGACCTTCCA
This window encodes:
- a CDS encoding ABC transporter ATP-binding protein, with product MSLVLDQIRKSYPQPDGTRIDVLDVPHFEVSRGEHVVLVGSSGGGKTTLLNVISGITSPDSGAVKIDDYDLTTMPEVKRDRFRAQRIGFVFQTFNLLPAFTALENVLLGMSFAGGGADRKRAVELLNSVGLGHRLGNRPGQLSVGEQQRVAIARSLANQPSLLLADEPTANVDVKNQDNILKLIREACTERNVSLLMVTHAPEVAEQFDRVVRLEDVNRVAAEAVQ